In Bdellovibrionales bacterium, the following proteins share a genomic window:
- a CDS encoding DUF1592 domain-containing protein: MSNVPGMWRPRHFWHLVHLSLAATAMILVFQNCTGGFTSHKVDVDSEQVRGGSLQSRFQCLSSEPPIDTVQRLTKYEYLNTLKSIFGETILSDQIVALHLAGLPSDLVLGREEASPIQERHFEAYLGVGIQMGSFLFSSRSLLTKMGISCVGTALLDDICLSRVVEQVGTLFFRRPLNPNEVSFAKDTYTAAPGNASEKFQMLIGSFLVSPEFLFHLELEGGEMENSSLNSYAISDWALASRLSYAIWGTMPDSTLMDAVRAGHLSTQSGLIQEFQRMMADSKARIHLRRLFADWLGFDITPALSFSESFLNGLKLSGLKVAMKDEFDDYVDHIIWDVNGDYFDLMTSQWSKVKSEELAKLYEVTPDPNGLVDFSGKSRRGLIGKATFLSRVGILGTSVPIKRGAFVRAQLLCKEISRPSPQSLPEGVLNPIDIDPNQSTRQVVQAKTSSTSCIGCHSQINPLGFAMENFDPIGRLRTKELIFDSTTGEATNSFPVDARVNLTMDQKEIVIDGGSDLASAIGNSQEGRDCFTQKMFEAMARRKMVSQDECVLESMVGKLQSSNKKGSIREMIGSAIIRPNIRTRRVGAQ; the protein is encoded by the coding sequence ATGAGCAATGTCCCTGGCATGTGGCGACCCCGCCATTTTTGGCATTTGGTCCATTTGTCACTCGCCGCTACTGCAATGATTCTTGTGTTTCAAAACTGTACCGGTGGTTTTACATCGCACAAGGTGGACGTCGACTCTGAACAGGTCAGGGGCGGATCTCTACAGAGTCGTTTCCAGTGCTTAAGCTCTGAACCACCGATCGATACAGTGCAAAGGCTTACGAAGTACGAATATTTGAACACACTGAAAAGCATTTTTGGCGAAACCATACTTAGCGATCAGATCGTAGCACTTCATCTCGCAGGTCTCCCCTCTGATTTGGTTTTGGGGCGCGAGGAGGCCTCGCCCATTCAGGAGAGGCACTTCGAAGCTTATTTAGGCGTGGGCATCCAAATGGGATCGTTCTTATTCAGCTCGAGGTCGCTCTTAACAAAAATGGGCATTAGCTGTGTCGGCACAGCCCTGCTTGATGATATTTGCTTGAGCCGAGTTGTTGAACAGGTGGGCACTCTATTCTTTCGTCGGCCACTGAACCCCAATGAGGTGTCTTTTGCGAAAGATACCTACACAGCCGCTCCAGGTAACGCATCAGAAAAGTTTCAGATGTTAATCGGAAGCTTTTTGGTTTCGCCCGAGTTCCTCTTTCATCTCGAGTTAGAGGGAGGAGAGATGGAGAATTCGAGCCTCAATTCATATGCTATTTCCGATTGGGCGCTAGCATCTCGCCTGTCTTACGCGATTTGGGGAACCATGCCTGACAGCACTTTAATGGATGCGGTGAGAGCTGGGCACCTCTCAACCCAGTCAGGTCTGATCCAGGAATTTCAAAGAATGATGGCTGATAGTAAGGCTCGAATTCACCTTCGCAGGCTGTTTGCGGATTGGCTAGGTTTTGATATTACTCCTGCGCTCAGCTTTTCTGAATCTTTTCTGAATGGACTGAAATTGTCTGGTCTCAAAGTGGCAATGAAGGACGAGTTTGACGACTACGTCGATCATATTATCTGGGATGTTAATGGCGACTACTTCGATCTGATGACCTCGCAGTGGTCCAAGGTTAAATCGGAAGAACTAGCCAAACTCTACGAAGTAACCCCTGATCCAAACGGACTCGTCGATTTTTCAGGCAAGTCTCGTCGCGGCCTAATAGGAAAAGCAACCTTTCTTTCACGGGTCGGTATTTTGGGTACTTCCGTACCAATCAAACGCGGAGCCTTTGTTAGAGCACAGTTGCTATGCAAGGAAATCAGTCGGCCCAGTCCACAAAGCCTTCCCGAGGGCGTGCTCAACCCAATCGACATTGATCCAAACCAAAGCACCAGGCAGGTTGTCCAAGCGAAGACGAGTTCGACCTCCTGTATCGGTTGCCACTCTCAAATCAACCCTTTGGGATTTGCCATGGAGAACTTTGATCCGATTGGAAGGTTAAGAACCAAAGAGTTGATCTTTGATAGCACCACCGGCGAGGCCACCAACTCATTTCCCGTTGACGCGAGGGTCAACTTGACCATGGACCAAAAGGAAATCGTTATCGATGGAGGCTCCGATTTAGCAAGTGCGATCGGGAACTCTCAAGAGGGCCGAGACTGTTTCACCCAGAAAATGTTTGAGGCGATGGCCAGACGAAAAATGGTCAGTCAGGATGAATGCGTTCTTGAAAGCATGGTTGGAAAACTTCAGTCGAGCAATAAAAAAGGCAGTATTCGAGAAATGATTGGATCGGCAATTATTCGGCCAAATATCAGAACTCGTCGTGTGGGGGCACAGTGA
- the nadE gene encoding NAD(+) synthase: MSELIFFFLLFFLFPLGRNISMAASERPLKIAICQIDPVAGDMEYNLKAILECYQRAIKDGADIAITPELAVEGYTFGDYFERPEIWARSEKYVSLLSQATRGKKTALLVGHIVRNPEAWGKPLQNVASAFLDGKLIYRHAKALLPDYDVFNDARWFHPGHKANVWKFRGHKIGIAICEDWWFEDKFAGPQGPRSYYNFDIRKIYQRKKIDLAISLSASPYGQDKQAFREDIHGDVARKLQVPFIWSGMSGATDAVLFDGRSFVLNAEGVTVDRLASFRNDYATVYFPKGTGVNSPILVKKDSLLEETNPSELEIVYQGLLTGIREFVRRTGATGFVLGISGGIDSAVVAALIAAAIGPEKLIAVSLPSKYSSEGSKTDAFELVHNLGVPESQVHLLSIEGAYDATRETFGDKFWQNEGIVDENTQARLRMLYLNGIANRFPGYMVAVTGNKTEYAMGYFTFGGDDKGGLGILGGLWKSEVYRLANYVNERAGKEIIPNTTIVKPASAELKPGQVSYDPSSGLPPYEILDRLLRDYYESRVSLENLVKSYTHLLPQRPADWVATIIRHSEAMDFKRRQAAPLLRVDRRKTFDWVGRRVPVAKRNIHEPMDANNCRGLLTASSEFSGSDGFRNTRFSESDWFRSTLRNTLSSEF, translated from the coding sequence TTGTCAGAACTGATCTTCTTTTTTCTTTTATTTTTTTTATTTCCATTGGGTCGTAACATATCTATGGCAGCCTCGGAGCGTCCCTTAAAAATTGCGATTTGTCAGATTGATCCCGTAGCGGGAGATATGGAGTACAATCTAAAGGCTATTCTTGAATGCTATCAACGGGCCATCAAAGATGGAGCTGATATTGCTATTACTCCAGAGCTCGCGGTTGAAGGATATACTTTTGGTGATTACTTTGAGAGACCTGAAATTTGGGCTCGAAGCGAGAAATATGTTTCTCTGTTAAGCCAGGCGACAAGAGGAAAAAAAACGGCGCTTTTGGTCGGCCATATCGTGAGAAATCCAGAGGCCTGGGGAAAACCATTGCAAAACGTGGCGAGTGCCTTCCTGGATGGAAAACTGATTTATCGACATGCGAAGGCCCTGTTGCCAGATTATGACGTGTTCAATGATGCCAGATGGTTTCATCCGGGACATAAAGCGAATGTTTGGAAGTTTCGAGGACACAAAATCGGAATAGCGATTTGTGAAGATTGGTGGTTTGAAGATAAATTTGCGGGACCACAGGGGCCGAGATCTTACTATAATTTTGATATCCGCAAAATCTATCAAAGAAAAAAAATTGATTTGGCGATTTCTCTTTCGGCATCTCCTTATGGACAAGACAAGCAAGCCTTCCGTGAGGATATTCATGGTGATGTGGCGCGGAAGCTTCAGGTGCCATTTATCTGGAGTGGCATGTCTGGTGCAACAGATGCCGTTTTGTTTGATGGAAGATCCTTTGTCCTGAATGCCGAGGGTGTCACTGTTGACCGACTTGCCAGTTTTCGTAATGACTATGCGACAGTGTATTTCCCGAAAGGAACAGGTGTCAACTCTCCGATACTTGTCAAAAAGGATTCTTTGCTCGAAGAGACCAATCCTTCAGAACTTGAAATTGTCTATCAAGGCTTGCTGACGGGAATACGTGAATTTGTTCGCAGGACGGGTGCCACGGGATTTGTGCTTGGAATCAGCGGAGGAATAGATTCAGCCGTTGTTGCAGCCTTGATTGCAGCTGCGATAGGTCCAGAGAAGTTGATCGCTGTTTCTTTGCCATCAAAATATTCATCTGAAGGAAGTAAGACGGATGCCTTTGAGCTGGTACACAATTTGGGGGTTCCAGAGAGCCAAGTCCATCTTTTGTCGATCGAAGGAGCTTACGATGCCACTCGAGAAACTTTTGGTGATAAATTCTGGCAGAACGAAGGGATCGTTGACGAGAACACGCAGGCGCGCCTCAGGATGTTGTATTTAAATGGAATAGCCAATCGGTTTCCTGGCTATATGGTAGCTGTAACAGGAAACAAAACTGAATATGCAATGGGATATTTTACCTTCGGCGGCGATGACAAGGGTGGTCTTGGCATTTTAGGAGGGCTTTGGAAGTCTGAGGTCTATCGATTAGCGAATTATGTCAATGAGAGAGCGGGCAAGGAAATCATTCCAAATACCACCATTGTTAAACCAGCTTCAGCTGAGTTAAAACCTGGTCAAGTGAGTTATGATCCTTCGAGCGGATTGCCTCCTTATGAAATACTCGATCGGCTTTTGCGTGACTATTACGAAAGCAGGGTCTCGCTCGAAAACCTTGTCAAATCCTATACCCATCTGCTCCCTCAACGACCAGCCGATTGGGTTGCAACAATTATTCGGCACTCTGAAGCTATGGATTTCAAGCGTCGGCAGGCAGCGCCATTGCTTCGGGTTGACAGAAGAAAGACTTTTGATTGGGTTGGTCGACGGGTCCCGGTGGCCAAGAGAAATATCCATGAGCCTATGGATGCCAATAACTGTCGGGGGCTTTTGACGGCCTCTTCAGAGTTTTCTGGGTCTGATGGGTTTAGAAATACAAGATTTTCTGAGTCTGATTGGTTTAGAAGCACGTTGAGGAACACTCTATCTTCCGAATTTTAA
- a CDS encoding potassium transporter Kup — protein MSGNKEANGKLSQNALTLAALGVVFGDIGTSPLYAVREAFHGPHALSPTPDNILGILSLVLWSLILVVSIKYLLFVMRADNKGEGGVLALTALAALPKTATPTVWNRAILYLGLFGSALLFGDGVITPAISVLSAVEGLKIATPLFEPLVIVITIAILAGLFLAQHQGTEQIGKIFGPVIFLWFGVIGTLGVYSIVQHPTVLTALSPQFAFEYFLNNGLNGVSVLGAVFLVVTGGEALYADMGHLGRKPIQRAWFYVALPGLVLNYFGQGALLLMRPEASENPFYLLAPSWALYPLVAIATMATVIASQALISGVFSLTRQAVQLGYAPRVRIVHTSSHEIGQIYIPQINWILFILTCWCVFSFKSSSALASAYGIAVSSTMVITTVLTCRVARRRWKWNWVSVVAVLALFLAIDIVFLSANLPKIAEGGWFPLVLGASIFTLMTTWSRGRKILMQRLREKSLPLADFLEKADSQTLARVQGTAVFMTGDPEGTPLALIRNVKHNRCLHEKNALLTITSCEEAHVDRSERIDIKVIRKDFYRVIAKYGFMETPDIHDILWICKEKGVVLNLIEITFFVGRETLLASDQPGMAIWRENLFAFMSKNAERATAYFNIPNDQVIEVGIQVKI, from the coding sequence GTGAGCGGCAACAAGGAAGCGAACGGAAAATTGTCTCAGAACGCCCTTACTTTGGCCGCTCTCGGCGTCGTTTTTGGAGACATCGGGACCAGCCCTTTGTACGCTGTACGAGAAGCTTTTCATGGACCGCATGCCCTGTCGCCAACCCCCGATAACATATTGGGGATCCTATCTCTTGTTCTCTGGTCTCTGATATTGGTGGTCTCGATCAAATATCTGCTCTTTGTGATGAGAGCAGACAATAAGGGTGAGGGCGGAGTCCTTGCCCTCACCGCACTGGCAGCTCTGCCAAAAACCGCCACACCGACCGTTTGGAACCGGGCCATTCTATACCTTGGTCTTTTTGGTTCCGCCCTCCTCTTTGGAGATGGAGTCATCACTCCAGCTATCTCAGTGTTGAGCGCCGTTGAAGGACTAAAAATTGCGACGCCCCTCTTTGAACCGCTCGTGATTGTAATTACCATTGCTATTTTGGCTGGTTTATTTTTGGCCCAACATCAGGGCACAGAACAAATAGGTAAAATATTTGGCCCCGTCATATTTCTCTGGTTCGGGGTCATTGGCACTTTAGGAGTTTATAGCATCGTTCAGCATCCGACTGTCCTCACAGCATTAAGCCCACAATTTGCGTTTGAGTATTTCCTCAACAATGGGCTCAACGGAGTCTCAGTTCTAGGTGCAGTTTTTCTCGTTGTTACAGGAGGTGAAGCTCTTTACGCCGACATGGGGCATCTTGGCCGAAAACCGATTCAGAGGGCCTGGTTTTATGTTGCGTTGCCTGGACTTGTTCTAAATTACTTTGGACAAGGAGCCCTCTTGCTCATGAGACCCGAAGCATCAGAGAATCCCTTCTATCTGCTCGCCCCCAGCTGGGCTCTCTATCCACTCGTTGCAATTGCAACCATGGCGACCGTCATTGCGTCTCAGGCACTTATCTCGGGAGTTTTTTCTCTCACACGGCAAGCCGTTCAACTGGGATACGCACCACGAGTGCGAATAGTTCATACCTCTAGCCATGAAATCGGCCAAATCTATATTCCTCAGATCAATTGGATTTTGTTTATTCTTACATGCTGGTGCGTTTTTTCATTCAAATCTTCCAGCGCTCTCGCCTCAGCTTACGGAATCGCCGTTTCGAGCACGATGGTCATCACAACTGTGCTCACCTGTCGTGTCGCTCGCCGACGCTGGAAATGGAACTGGGTTTCTGTTGTTGCAGTCCTTGCTCTCTTTCTCGCAATCGATATCGTCTTTTTGAGCGCAAACCTGCCAAAGATAGCTGAGGGTGGTTGGTTTCCTCTTGTTTTAGGTGCCTCAATTTTTACGCTGATGACGACTTGGTCGAGAGGCCGAAAAATACTCATGCAGCGATTGAGAGAAAAGAGTCTTCCGTTAGCAGATTTCTTGGAAAAAGCGGACTCTCAGACTCTTGCCCGAGTTCAGGGAACAGCTGTTTTCATGACCGGTGATCCGGAAGGAACCCCTCTTGCACTGATTCGCAATGTGAAGCACAACAGATGTTTACATGAAAAGAATGCCCTTCTAACGATAACTTCTTGCGAAGAAGCTCACGTTGATAGGTCAGAACGGATTGATATTAAAGTAATTCGAAAGGATTTTTATCGGGTTATTGCGAAATATGGATTTATGGAAACCCCAGACATTCACGACATTCTTTGGATCTGCAAAGAAAAAGGGGTTGTCCTCAACTTGATTGAAATTACGTTTTTTGTTGGACGAGAAACTCTCCTCGCTTCCGACCAACCTGGAATGGCGATTTGGCGAGAAAACCTCTTTGCATTTATGTCTAAAAACGCAGAGCGGGCCACAGCCTACTTCAACATTCCAAACGATCAAGTGATTGAAGTCGGAATACAAGTAAAAATCTAA
- a CDS encoding ABC transporter substrate-binding protein gives MSKRDMTVGTLLPINIGIGALAQIFGMMGLFCLIMTSGCTKKQTFEADNSDYIKVGEVGSMTGAEATFGISTHRGILLAFDEINKSGGIKGKKLKVVSLDDQGKPEEAATAITKLITQDKVVAVIGEVASSRSIAMAPIAQQNKIPMISPSSTNPKVTELGEYIFRVCFIDPFQGLVMARFAYENLKIKKVAVLRDSKNDYSVGLSDVFTESFKKVGGAIVEDKSYSAGDIDFKSQLTSIAAKNPEAIYVPGYYTDVGLIARQARELGIKVPLLGGDGWDSPKLKEIGGDNINGSYLSNHYSTEDQSPHVQRFIQSYKGLHNEAPDGLAALGYDAAKILAEALLRTTDESSPALRLAIAQTKNFQGVTGLITIDEKRNATKSAVVLKVDQGEFKYQTTIKP, from the coding sequence ATGAGTAAGAGAGATATGACAGTTGGAACTTTACTGCCGATCAATATTGGGATTGGGGCGTTAGCGCAAATTTTTGGCATGATGGGTCTCTTTTGTCTGATTATGACATCTGGGTGTACCAAAAAGCAGACATTTGAAGCAGACAATTCCGATTATATTAAGGTCGGAGAAGTGGGCTCGATGACAGGAGCCGAAGCGACGTTCGGAATTTCAACTCATCGAGGAATTTTGTTGGCTTTTGATGAGATCAATAAATCCGGAGGAATTAAGGGCAAAAAGCTCAAGGTTGTCAGTCTTGATGATCAGGGCAAGCCCGAAGAGGCCGCAACAGCAATTACAAAGCTCATTACTCAAGACAAAGTGGTGGCAGTTATTGGCGAAGTTGCCAGTTCACGAAGCATTGCGATGGCCCCTATTGCCCAGCAAAATAAGATACCCATGATCTCGCCTTCCTCTACAAATCCCAAGGTGACTGAACTTGGGGAATACATCTTTCGAGTTTGTTTTATTGATCCCTTTCAGGGGCTTGTGATGGCGCGATTTGCCTATGAGAATTTAAAGATAAAGAAAGTTGCTGTTTTGAGAGACTCAAAAAACGACTACAGCGTGGGGCTTTCTGACGTCTTCACCGAGTCCTTCAAAAAGGTAGGGGGAGCGATTGTTGAAGACAAAAGCTACAGCGCAGGTGATATCGATTTCAAATCCCAGTTGACATCTATCGCGGCCAAAAATCCAGAAGCGATTTATGTTCCTGGCTATTATACGGATGTTGGTCTGATTGCTCGACAGGCACGAGAATTAGGTATCAAAGTGCCGCTTCTTGGAGGAGACGGATGGGATTCTCCTAAGCTGAAGGAGATAGGTGGAGATAATATTAACGGGTCCTACCTTTCAAATCACTATTCAACAGAGGATCAGTCTCCCCATGTTCAAAGATTTATTCAAAGCTATAAAGGTCTTCACAATGAAGCTCCAGATGGTCTCGCAGCACTAGGTTATGATGCAGCAAAAATTTTGGCAGAGGCCTTGCTCAGGACGACCGATGAATCATCACCGGCCCTTCGCCTTGCCATTGCCCAAACAAAGAATTTTCAAGGTGTGACCGGGCTAATAACGATCGACGAAAAACGCAACGCTACAAAATCGGCGGTCGTTTTAAAGGTTGATCAAGGGGAGTTCAAATATCAGACCACGATCAAGCCTTGA
- a CDS encoding branched-chain amino acid ABC transporter permease, giving the protein MTEFVQHLINGFSLGSIYALVALGYTMVFGVLQLINFAHGEVFMTGAFVGYYSGRFLGFDRSPSFVGLLVTLGVSMMACSLLGLLIEKFAYRPLRRQPRINILITAVGVSLLLQFSGQLFFGSDPKFFPQVYKPEGTWEIGDLRINPLQVNVLFVSLSMMLVLQYIIFKTRVGRAMRAVSFDHDLARLMGIPTDRVISWTFMLGSALAGAAGVLVGLIYPKIEPFMGIVPGLKSFVAAILGGIGNVTGAFVGAIFLGLAEEFVVGYGASTYRDALAFIFLIVVLLIKPTGLFGRAGSEKV; this is encoded by the coding sequence ATGACCGAATTTGTACAGCATCTCATTAATGGCTTCAGTTTGGGCAGCATCTATGCACTTGTGGCCTTGGGTTATACAATGGTGTTTGGAGTTCTTCAGCTGATTAACTTTGCTCATGGCGAGGTGTTCATGACTGGAGCCTTTGTTGGATATTACAGCGGTAGATTCTTGGGTTTCGATAGGAGTCCCTCCTTTGTGGGACTCCTTGTCACTCTTGGGGTGTCAATGATGGCTTGTTCGCTTTTGGGTTTACTGATCGAGAAATTTGCTTATCGACCTCTCCGGCGTCAGCCGAGAATTAACATTTTGATTACTGCAGTTGGCGTTTCTCTTCTTCTTCAGTTCTCGGGTCAGCTGTTTTTTGGGTCTGACCCAAAGTTCTTTCCTCAGGTGTATAAGCCAGAGGGAACCTGGGAAATCGGAGATTTAAGAATTAATCCTCTCCAGGTCAATGTGCTATTTGTTTCATTGTCTATGATGCTAGTCCTTCAATATATCATTTTTAAAACGCGAGTTGGAAGAGCCATGAGAGCGGTGAGTTTTGATCATGATCTGGCGCGATTGATGGGGATACCTACTGACCGTGTCATTAGCTGGACGTTTATGTTGGGTTCAGCATTGGCCGGAGCGGCAGGTGTTTTGGTGGGGCTGATTTACCCTAAAATTGAACCATTTATGGGGATTGTGCCAGGCCTCAAATCCTTCGTGGCCGCGATCTTGGGTGGAATCGGAAATGTCACCGGTGCTTTTGTAGGGGCTATTTTCTTAGGGCTGGCGGAGGAGTTTGTTGTTGGGTACGGAGCTTCCACTTATCGAGACGCTCTCGCCTTTATTTTTCTCATTGTTGTGTTGTTGATTAAGCCGACAGGTTTGTTTGGCAGGGCAGGATCGGAAAAAGTATGA
- a CDS encoding branched-chain amino acid ABC transporter permease, with product MKDLMLILLNLRYWLLVLGIVWISDLALMPYIDPYFSKIIILSGISIILAVSLNLINGHTGQFSMGHAGFMAVGGYISALTTLLVQNLVIGNLAVQNLIFLLALLLGGISAALIGFFVGLPSLRLRGDYLAIVTLGFGEIIRVVVLNLDIVGGSRGLAGIPKYSNFGWVFTFAVITVFFCWRIVNTSYGRAFLSVRDDEIAAEAVGVPTTRAKVKSFVIGAFFAGLAGGLFAHDLQYLSPAIFDFNRSFEIIIMVVLGGMGSISGSVIAAIFLTVLKEALRPLQEMTGVDLRMIIYSLLLIIIMLTRPNGLLGKREVSEILMSWKKKAS from the coding sequence ATGAAAGATCTGATGCTGATATTACTGAACTTGAGATATTGGCTTCTCGTGCTTGGGATAGTTTGGATATCAGATTTGGCTCTGATGCCTTATATAGACCCTTATTTTTCCAAAATAATTATCTTGTCGGGAATTAGTATTATTTTGGCCGTCAGCCTAAATTTGATCAATGGACACACCGGACAGTTTTCGATGGGGCACGCGGGATTCATGGCCGTTGGGGGTTACATTTCTGCTCTAACGACTCTCCTGGTTCAGAACCTAGTCATCGGCAATCTTGCCGTTCAGAATCTTATTTTTTTGCTGGCGCTTCTTCTCGGAGGAATTTCTGCGGCCTTGATTGGCTTTTTTGTGGGACTCCCCTCTTTGCGATTGCGCGGGGATTATCTCGCGATTGTCACCTTGGGTTTTGGCGAAATAATTCGCGTGGTCGTCCTCAATCTTGATATAGTAGGTGGATCAAGGGGCTTAGCCGGGATTCCAAAATATTCAAACTTTGGATGGGTTTTTACTTTTGCCGTGATCACTGTATTTTTTTGCTGGAGAATCGTAAACACCTCTTACGGGAGAGCCTTTCTGTCAGTTCGGGACGATGAGATTGCTGCTGAAGCGGTTGGGGTTCCCACAACGCGAGCAAAGGTGAAGTCATTTGTGATTGGCGCTTTTTTTGCGGGTTTGGCGGGAGGACTTTTCGCCCACGACCTCCAGTATTTGAGTCCTGCTATCTTTGATTTTAATCGGAGCTTTGAAATCATCATTATGGTTGTTTTAGGTGGAATGGGAAGTATTTCTGGCTCTGTCATTGCAGCAATATTCTTAACGGTTTTGAAGGAGGCCCTGAGACCTTTGCAAGAAATGACAGGTGTAGATTTGAGGATGATCATCTACTCACTTTTACTCATTATCATTATGCTGACGCGGCCTAATGGTTTGTTGGGAAAAAGGGAAGTTTCTGAAATTCTCATGAGTTGGAAGAAAAAGGCGTCATAA
- a CDS encoding ABC transporter ATP-binding protein, giving the protein MSTALSVENLSIHFGGLRAVNSFNLIVRPKEIVGLIGPNGAGKTTVFNMLTGIYRPSEGSIQVFGKNVTGSKTSDIISSGLARTFQNIRLFKELTVLENLLVAMDFDRSRRAATLWHSVFQTSREIQNESIKRKDAAELLAIFDLGDRKNAQAKNLPYGDQRRLEILRAMATGAKLILLDEPAAGLNPQETSALMRTIGTIRERFDMTVLLIEHDMKLVMGLCERIAVLDHGVKIAEGTPEKIQSDPKVVEAYLGKAAH; this is encoded by the coding sequence ATGAGTACGGCTTTGTCTGTTGAAAATTTAAGTATTCACTTTGGCGGTTTAAGAGCTGTCAATTCTTTTAATTTGATTGTAAGGCCCAAAGAAATTGTGGGCTTGATAGGGCCAAATGGAGCGGGAAAGACAACTGTTTTTAATATGCTGACAGGTATTTATCGCCCTTCAGAAGGATCTATTCAGGTATTTGGAAAGAATGTAACGGGCAGTAAGACCTCAGATATTATTTCGAGCGGATTGGCTCGCACGTTTCAAAACATCAGACTATTCAAAGAATTAACGGTTCTCGAAAATCTTCTTGTCGCAATGGATTTTGATAGAAGCCGCAGGGCCGCAACTTTGTGGCATTCAGTCTTTCAAACTTCAAGGGAAATCCAAAATGAGTCAATCAAGCGAAAGGATGCGGCAGAGCTTTTGGCCATTTTTGATTTGGGCGATCGTAAAAATGCTCAAGCTAAGAATCTTCCTTATGGTGACCAAAGAAGACTTGAAATACTTCGAGCCATGGCAACTGGAGCTAAATTGATTTTGCTTGATGAACCGGCAGCGGGTCTGAATCCTCAAGAAACATCTGCCTTGATGAGGACAATCGGTACCATTCGTGAAAGATTTGACATGACCGTTTTACTGATCGAACACGACATGAAATTGGTGATGGGTCTCTGCGAAAGAATTGCGGTGCTGGATCACGGAGTTAAAATTGCTGAGGGCACTCCAGAAAAAATCCAGTCTGATCCGAAAGTTGTTGAGGCCTATTTGGGAAAGGCGGCTCATTGA
- a CDS encoding ABC transporter ATP-binding protein: MVKESILSVENLVVQYGAIEVIHGVSFDVPRGEILTIIGANGAGKTTVLKTISGLIKPSSGRVTYLGKRIDGLGADEIVRRKLCQVPEGRGIFLNLTVEENLDLGAYTVRNKVAYKEDLEHGFQLFPILKERRSQSAGTLSGGEQQMLAIARALMSRPDILLLDEPSLGLAPQVIEKIFTIIKKINSEGKTILLVEQNALQALQVAHQGIVLETGKIAVRGTSQELLGSSAVQSAYLGY; this comes from the coding sequence ATGGTGAAGGAATCTATTCTATCGGTTGAAAACTTAGTTGTACAATATGGAGCGATTGAGGTCATTCACGGGGTGAGTTTTGACGTTCCTCGTGGGGAAATTCTCACAATCATTGGTGCCAATGGTGCTGGTAAAACGACTGTTCTCAAAACGATATCAGGCTTGATCAAACCATCATCTGGACGCGTGACTTATTTAGGAAAGAGAATTGACGGTCTCGGTGCGGATGAAATTGTTCGTCGGAAGCTCTGCCAGGTTCCTGAAGGAAGAGGTATTTTTTTGAATCTCACCGTTGAGGAAAACCTGGATTTGGGAGCTTATACGGTGAGAAATAAAGTCGCCTACAAGGAGGATCTGGAACACGGCTTTCAACTGTTTCCGATACTAAAAGAGAGAAGGTCCCAGAGCGCGGGAACCTTGTCTGGTGGTGAACAACAAATGTTGGCTATCGCGCGAGCACTGATGTCTCGTCCGGACATTTTGCTCCTTGATGAACCAAGTCTTGGATTAGCTCCACAGGTGATTGAGAAAATATTCACAATCATCAAGAAGATTAATTCTGAAGGGAAAACCATTCTCCTTGTTGAACAAAATGCCCTGCAAGCACTGCAGGTAGCCCATCAGGGGATAGTTCTTGAAACGGGAAAGATTGCTGTGCGGGGGACTTCTCAAGAGCTTCTCGGATCTAGTGCCGTGCAAAGTGCGTATCTCGGATATTAA